Below is a genomic region from Effusibacillus lacus.
GATGACGAGTTTGGCGACGACTTTCGCATCTTTGATGTCGTTCTTGGTAGGAGAGTTGTCGTCGAGTTCCTTGCTTTTCTTGACATGATGTGGATTGACTAACACCACCTGGATACCATGTCCCTTTAGGAAGTGGAACAAGGAAAACCAGTAGTGACCAGTTGGCTCAACACCCAGAATGACGTCGTTCATGCCGTTCTTCTGCTTTAGGGACTCTGCCCACGCCAGAAGGTTCAGTAAGCCTTGTTCATCGTTCTGGAATAAGCACCGGTTGCCAAGTTCAATGCCTCGGTAATTAAAAGCTCGGGCCACATGGTTGTGTTTGGCGATGTCTGTTCCAATCACCAATGTGGTATCAGAAATTCGCTGAATACGTTGATTTTGTTTGCTAGATTGGCTATGCTTCATAGTAAGCGTCCTCCTCTTAATTAGGGCAGTGAATGTGCTCCATTCCGAGACCCAGCATACAGGAGGC
It encodes:
- a CDS encoding IS110 family transposase, giving the protein MKHSQSSKQNQRIQRISDTTLVIGTDIAKHNHVARAFNYRGIELGNRCLFQNDEQGLLNLLAWAESLKQKNGMNDVILGVEPTGHYWFSLFHFLKGHGIQVVLVNPHHVKKSKELDDNSPTKNDIKDAKVVAKLVIDGRYTEPQLPEGVYADLRVLMNQRDRLCGDLNRVKGRIHNWLDRFFP